The following are encoded in a window of uncultured Sphaerochaeta sp. genomic DNA:
- a CDS encoding EAL domain-containing protein: MLTQLLAVQLNEEDLSLVRKITGRIQVLAAGNSNEALHLLEQHASIDMVMIDIERSYLQSLQLLHTLVYRSQQEPLRIVVLGEPHLLQQKKRVFDLDIVTILSKPLQEAQLREILEKAVVKQDADSKQQNLQEQAHLFNAIFYQAPIGISISHRVDLGVDPGKEQFDVNPMYEKITGRTMEEVLRIGWTTITHPDDLPGELEYFKRLKQGELENYSLEKRFIRPDGSVVWVEMSVAPLQASDSRLFAHICLIQDITKRKEAERLLAESERSKSALLSHLPGMAYRCRYDAHWTMLYVSAGCETLTGYTPEQLINNRDISYNDVIVLSYRQKIYSEWKWAIHENKPFELEYEILTAQGTRKWVWEMGQAAFTDDGDIEALEGIILDITDRKLMEQNLAYRDAHDLWTGLYNRRYLEQLLRQDIKARKRAKRALISINLGALNAKSIAYGYQYSQDIMKKVAEGLGILCNELAVLSITHEYRFVFYLRSYDERQNLLLLCKKIESTLEYIVSLEKIPYGLGVLEIDESNQENIDQLLRNILIASQRSVVLYDGEAEVCFFDESMETEIQREATLSALLSRIVSGKNPDCLFLQYQPIIDMRTGGICGFEALARLKCADMQVIPPLHFIPIAEKTKLIIPLGDIIIRQAFQFLKQLEEHHVMDCTVSINISAIQLIKEGFAEHLIRLMHSMDVNPACVCLELTESIFASNFQEINRVLKTLQHKGVKISVDDFGSGYSSLSRERELYVNELKIDKSFIDKLMYLSDDQAITGDIISMAHKLGHSVVAEGIEHQRQLDYLKRNNCDKAQGFFFSKPMNASDALALVAGKRTYRLFEHLLK; this comes from the coding sequence TTGTTAACCCAACTGCTCGCTGTCCAGCTCAACGAAGAAGATCTTTCTCTGGTGAGAAAGATTACTGGACGTATCCAGGTACTTGCAGCCGGAAACAGCAATGAGGCGCTTCATCTGCTGGAGCAACATGCATCCATCGATATGGTGATGATCGATATAGAGCGCTCGTATCTGCAGAGCCTTCAATTGCTCCACACGTTGGTCTACAGGTCACAGCAAGAGCCCCTGAGAATTGTTGTTCTTGGTGAGCCGCATCTGCTCCAACAGAAGAAACGGGTGTTTGACCTGGATATCGTGACAATCTTGTCGAAGCCCCTGCAAGAAGCACAACTGAGAGAAATCCTCGAGAAAGCGGTGGTGAAGCAGGACGCAGATTCAAAGCAACAGAATTTGCAGGAGCAAGCACATCTGTTCAATGCCATATTCTACCAAGCACCCATTGGAATCTCCATCTCCCATCGTGTTGACCTTGGCGTGGATCCCGGTAAGGAACAGTTCGATGTTAATCCCATGTATGAGAAGATTACGGGAAGAACCATGGAAGAGGTCCTTAGGATTGGCTGGACTACGATTACCCACCCCGATGATCTGCCTGGAGAATTGGAGTATTTCAAGCGGCTGAAGCAAGGTGAGCTGGAAAACTACAGCTTGGAGAAACGATTTATTCGTCCAGATGGCTCAGTTGTCTGGGTTGAGATGTCGGTTGCTCCCTTGCAAGCCAGTGACAGCCGACTCTTTGCCCATATCTGTCTCATTCAGGATATTACGAAACGAAAGGAAGCTGAGCGCCTGCTTGCAGAGAGTGAACGTAGCAAATCTGCACTGCTCTCCCACTTGCCTGGAATGGCATACCGATGCCGTTACGATGCTCATTGGACCATGTTGTATGTCTCGGCAGGATGTGAAACATTAACAGGCTATACCCCTGAACAGCTGATTAACAACCGCGATATCTCCTACAATGATGTGATTGTGCTCTCCTATAGACAGAAAATCTACAGCGAATGGAAGTGGGCAATCCATGAGAATAAGCCATTTGAGTTGGAGTATGAGATACTTACCGCCCAAGGAACCCGTAAATGGGTTTGGGAGATGGGACAGGCAGCCTTTACCGATGATGGGGATATAGAAGCATTGGAAGGAATTATCCTCGATATCACTGACAGGAAACTCATGGAGCAGAATCTTGCTTATCGGGATGCACATGACCTGTGGACCGGATTATACAACCGAAGATATCTTGAGCAACTGTTGCGTCAGGATATCAAGGCAAGAAAGAGAGCTAAACGAGCCCTCATCTCGATCAACCTGGGTGCGCTGAATGCAAAGAGTATTGCCTATGGCTATCAATACAGCCAGGATATCATGAAGAAAGTAGCAGAGGGTTTGGGAATCCTCTGCAACGAACTTGCTGTATTGAGTATTACCCATGAATATCGATTCGTGTTCTATCTTAGGTCCTATGATGAGAGACAGAACCTTTTGCTGCTTTGCAAGAAGATTGAAAGTACCTTGGAGTATATTGTATCTCTGGAAAAAATTCCCTATGGATTGGGAGTTCTGGAGATTGATGAATCCAATCAAGAGAACATAGATCAATTGCTCAGAAATATCTTGATAGCCTCCCAACGTTCCGTTGTTCTCTATGATGGAGAGGCAGAGGTCTGTTTCTTTGATGAGAGTATGGAGACAGAGATCCAGCGGGAAGCAACACTCTCTGCACTTCTTTCGCGGATAGTATCGGGAAAGAACCCGGACTGTTTATTCCTGCAATATCAACCGATCATAGATATGCGGACCGGAGGTATCTGTGGGTTTGAGGCTTTGGCGCGATTGAAGTGCGCGGATATGCAGGTAATTCCTCCTTTGCACTTTATCCCGATTGCAGAGAAGACAAAACTCATCATCCCCTTGGGCGATATCATCATCCGGCAGGCATTCCAGTTCTTGAAGCAGTTGGAAGAACATCATGTAATGGATTGTACGGTCTCCATCAATATTTCTGCCATCCAGTTGATAAAGGAAGGGTTTGCTGAGCACCTAATCCGCTTGATGCACTCAATGGATGTGAACCCAGCTTGCGTCTGTTTGGAGCTTACCGAGTCCATCTTTGCCTCGAACTTCCAGGAAATCAACAGAGTGCTGAAGACCCTGCAACACAAAGGGGTCAAGATATCAGTTGATGATTTCGGCAGTGGCTATTCCTCTCTTTCGAGGGAACGTGAGCTTTATGTCAATGAATTGAAGATTGACAAGTCATTCATCGATAAACTGATGTACCTCTCTGATGATCAAGCCATCACCGGAGATATCATTTCCATGGCTCATAAATTAGGGCACAGTGTGGTAGCAGAAGGGATTGAGCATCAGAGACAGCTTGATTATCTGAAGCGAAACAACTGTGACAAGGCTCAGGGTTTCTTTTTCAGCAAACCCATGAATGCATCTGATGCCCTGGCATTGGTGGCAGGGAAGCGTACGTATCGTCTATTTGAACATCTGTTAAAGTAA
- a CDS encoding ROK family transcriptional regulator, whose amino-acid sequence MPEPRRSRLINSSRIIHRLWIEDQLSRADLAVRLGLTKSSISNIVNDLITLGIVTENEVLEASPKGGRRAIGLTLNKAYFHVIGIEIRSDSFTALSIDLEGKVLFSQTKPKGFTAKTFKAEVCNLIESLCKDLEKLQRHLLGIGIGFSGVIDAEKQIIYRSVSLDFQQPFDFQKEVASHFPFPVILENDANCGAWGEVVFQRKQKLKNFLFVLIEFWKRYEVQTASPQPTIGLGFGFDGKIYRGSSSQAGEFKSVCNRDPDSLQQVQIAQGVSVSEDQEALRNYIKEICQNLAFLINTLDIGHVFIGGTIEPFASFMPEMLRKEIRSNSLIQSEENCQIQFSSLGYDAVSFGAAALVLDKVLMNLEPLSENTAKQAVPLFHLLS is encoded by the coding sequence TTGCCTGAACCAAGAAGATCACGACTAATAAACTCCTCACGGATAATTCATCGTCTTTGGATAGAAGATCAACTCAGTCGCGCCGATTTGGCTGTAAGGCTTGGACTTACCAAATCTTCCATTTCAAACATAGTCAATGATTTGATAACACTTGGAATTGTTACTGAGAATGAAGTCCTCGAAGCGAGTCCGAAGGGAGGGAGGAGAGCGATAGGACTTACCCTCAATAAAGCATACTTTCATGTTATAGGCATAGAAATTCGCTCTGATTCCTTTACTGCACTCTCCATTGACTTGGAAGGTAAGGTGCTTTTCTCACAAACCAAACCGAAAGGCTTTACTGCCAAGACATTCAAGGCTGAAGTATGTAATCTCATTGAATCTCTCTGTAAAGACCTAGAAAAATTGCAAAGACATCTATTGGGAATAGGTATTGGCTTTTCTGGAGTGATTGATGCAGAGAAGCAGATAATCTATCGTTCAGTCTCTCTCGATTTTCAACAGCCTTTTGACTTTCAGAAAGAGGTTGCCTCCCATTTTCCCTTTCCTGTCATTCTGGAAAATGATGCCAACTGTGGAGCATGGGGAGAGGTAGTATTCCAAAGAAAACAGAAGCTTAAGAATTTCCTATTCGTGCTCATTGAATTCTGGAAACGCTATGAAGTACAAACAGCATCCCCACAGCCGACCATTGGTTTAGGGTTTGGATTCGATGGAAAAATCTATCGAGGAAGCAGTAGCCAGGCGGGTGAATTCAAGAGTGTATGTAATCGAGACCCTGATTCTTTGCAACAAGTGCAGATCGCCCAAGGCGTTTCTGTAAGTGAAGATCAGGAAGCCTTGCGCAATTATATCAAGGAAATATGCCAGAATTTGGCCTTTCTTATCAATACATTGGATATCGGGCATGTATTCATCGGGGGTACGATTGAACCTTTCGCTTCTTTCATGCCTGAAATGTTAAGAAAAGAAATACGGTCAAATTCCCTGATCCAAAGCGAAGAGAATTGCCAAATCCAGTTTTCATCATTGGGGTATGATGCTGTCTCCTTCGGTGCTGCTGCTCTGGTCCTCGATAAGGTATTGATGAATCTGGAACCGCTCAGTGAGAACACTGCCAAGCAGGCTGTTCCGCTCTTTCACTTATTGTCATAA
- a CDS encoding extracellular solute-binding protein produces the protein MKMKRLLILAFVSFLIPSLLIAAGTKEVATDGVIELSVYHYLDQTDKTTAPNFQHLVDVFEAANPGIKLSFEYGYGESFHDKLQTMAMSGQLPDIVLLYPGERTSQVTSAGLVKDLRPYLSGHENEFADMAMQAQGDNGEIWELPEDISITSIMYTNNRLLSELGLDYPKTYEELLAQGPVIRKAGLIPISIANKDAWPMQSCVAGMLVERACGMEWWDKALTGEASYDDPEFVYAMEIIKELNDKQMLSPGTNQLAYGQGLDDFVNERAVYLLDGGWTVNSMVGELSDEQKTYMSLESFPDIPNQKGKSLSVSATAGQGFGMNAKLNEKEAEAAWKWIWFYSGPEGSAIRQQYGRLPAYNLDEPEDADPMIKKLIAFAGEVPMGYVMDSVIAAEPIGTFNINLQNMMFDTMSPLEVAQDLERMVSSVGR, from the coding sequence ATGAAAATGAAACGATTGTTGATTTTAGCATTCGTGTCTTTCTTGATTCCCTCCCTGCTCATTGCAGCAGGAACAAAGGAAGTGGCAACGGACGGAGTGATTGAGCTTTCTGTATATCACTACCTCGATCAGACAGATAAGACTACTGCACCTAATTTCCAACATTTGGTGGATGTCTTTGAAGCCGCAAACCCTGGTATCAAGCTCAGTTTTGAGTATGGGTATGGGGAATCGTTCCATGACAAGCTCCAAACCATGGCCATGAGTGGACAGTTGCCCGATATAGTCTTGCTCTACCCAGGGGAAAGAACCAGCCAGGTTACATCAGCTGGATTGGTGAAGGACCTTCGTCCATATCTCTCAGGTCATGAAAATGAATTTGCTGATATGGCAATGCAGGCCCAGGGAGATAATGGGGAAATTTGGGAACTGCCTGAGGATATCTCAATCACCTCGATTATGTATACAAACAACCGGTTGCTTTCAGAACTTGGTTTGGATTATCCCAAGACTTATGAAGAGTTGCTTGCGCAAGGACCAGTGATTCGTAAAGCCGGTTTAATACCCATCTCTATTGCGAATAAGGATGCTTGGCCAATGCAGTCCTGTGTAGCTGGTATGTTGGTTGAAAGAGCTTGTGGAATGGAGTGGTGGGATAAGGCGCTTACTGGGGAAGCAAGCTATGATGATCCCGAGTTCGTGTATGCCATGGAGATTATCAAAGAGCTTAATGATAAGCAGATGTTGTCTCCGGGAACCAATCAGCTTGCTTATGGTCAGGGATTGGATGATTTTGTTAATGAACGTGCTGTATATCTTCTTGATGGTGGTTGGACAGTAAACAGTATGGTGGGTGAACTTTCTGATGAGCAGAAGACGTATATGAGCCTTGAATCATTCCCAGATATTCCCAACCAGAAGGGCAAGAGCCTCTCTGTTTCTGCAACAGCAGGACAAGGCTTTGGCATGAATGCAAAGCTTAATGAGAAGGAAGCTGAGGCAGCATGGAAGTGGATCTGGTTCTACTCTGGACCAGAAGGGTCCGCCATTCGCCAACAGTATGGTCGTCTCCCAGCCTATAACCTTGATGAGCCTGAGGATGCTGATCCCATGATCAAGAAACTGATTGCATTTGCTGGGGAGGTCCCGATGGGATATGTCATGGACTCAGTCATAGCAGCCGAACCAATTGGAACATTCAATATCAATCTTCAGAATATGATGTTTGATACGATGAGCCCACTGGAAGTTGCACAGGACCTGGAGAGAATGGTCTCTTCTGTAGGTCGTTAA